The Carassius carassius chromosome 34, fCarCar2.1, whole genome shotgun sequence genome has a segment encoding these proteins:
- the LOC132114493 gene encoding solute carrier family 52, riboflavin transporter, member 3-A, producing MPLYIHALACAFGLGSWVSINGLWVELPLIVNVLPEGWDLPSYLTVIIQFANLGPLLVTLAHKFCPGRLRENLVIYVVLSIGVVACVLLAVFWKNTTLILGQPHSTAFFILTFFLALVDCTSSVTFLPFMMQLPAKYITTYFIGEGLSGLVPGLVALAQGVGMSKCVNVSHVLDNLTEPEPSTFIMETQYLPPNFSTEIFFSFLALMTAISLGSFIILNRMPRTFELSTENLVPESDAVATVCRGLEGPVDPNPKKNNPEEEEKLRNIVLLPKPLHSGYQLAFIYLMVLWVNGATNGLLPSVQTFSCMPYGNMAYHLSAALSAVANPVACIIAMFFPKRSLVFLGILCLLGSVFGGYNMAMAAMSPCPLLQDTPLGDAIIVLSWVFFTGLLSYVKVMVGVILRDRSHSALVWCGAAVQAGSLLGSIIMFPLINIYHLFQSGDVCNTLCPL from the exons ATGCCTCTGTACATCCATGCCTTGGCATGTGCTTTCGGTCTGGGCTCCTGGGTGTCCATCAATGGCTTGTGGGTGGAGCTTCCTCTGATCGTCAATGTTCTGCCGGAGGGCTGGGATTTACCCTCGTACCTCACAGTCATCATTCAGTTTGCTAACTTAGGTCCTCTGCTGGTGACCCTGGCACACAAATTCTGTCCCGGGCGACTACGTGAAAATCTGGTCATCTATGTGGTCTTGTCAATTGGTGTTGTAGCTTGTGTCCTGCTTGCTGTGTTTTGGAAGAACACCACCCTGATCCTTGGGCAACCGCATAGCACAGCATTTTTCATTCTCACGTTTTTTCTCGCTCTAGTTGACTGCACCTCATCCGTCACCTTCCTGCCATTCATGATGCAACTTCCAGCCAAATACATCACCACATACTTCATTGGAGAAGGTCTGAGCGGTCTGGTTCCAGGGCTGGTGGCGCTGGCGCAAGGAGTCGGGATGTCGAAATGTGTCAATGTGTCGCACGTGTTGGATAACCTCACTGAGCCCGAACCTTCAACCTTCATCATGGAGACACAGTACCTCCCTCCTAATTTCTCCACTGAGATCTTCTTCTCCTTCCTGGCCTTAATGACAGCAATAAGCCTGGGTTCCTTCATCATATTAAACCGCATGCCTCGTACATTTGAACTTTCCACTGAAAATCTCGTCCCGGAGTCAGATGCTGTCGCAACAGTCTGCAGGGGTTTGGAGGGCCCTGTGGACCCCAATCCAAAGAAAAACAATCCAGAAGAAGAGGAAAAACTGAGAAACATAGTTCTGCTTCCTAAACCGCTGCACTCTGGCTATCAGCTAGCATTTATCTATTTAATGGTTCTGTGGGTGAACGGTGCAACAAACGGACTGCTGCCCTCAGTGCAGACGTTCTCCTGCATGCCTTATGGAAATATGGCCTATCACCTGTCAGCTGCTCTGTCGGCGGTAGCCAATCCAGTGGCCTGCATCATTGCCATGTTTTTCCCTAAACG TTCATTAGTATTTCTGGGCATCCTGTGTCTGCTGGGCTCTGTTTTTGGAGGCTACAATATGGCCATGGCTGCCATGAGTCCCTGCCCCTTACTCCAAGATACACCTTTAGGGGACGCTATTATA GTTTTGTCCTGGGTGTTCTTCACTGGTCTGCTGTCCTATGTGAAGGTGATGGTGGGTGTGATTCTGAGGGACCGGAGTCACAGTGCCCTCGTTTGGTGTGGAGCAGCAGTTCAAGCAGGCTCTTTGTTAGGCTCCATCATTATGTTTCCCCTGATTAACATCTATCACCTCTTCCAATCGGGAGACGTTTGCAACACCTTATGCCCATTATAA
- the LOC132114494 gene encoding plasmanylethanolamine desaturase 1-like: MASTESKSVSSENFHTSEPSGSDQPGARWGPQHAGARELAELYSPGKRCQEWISVLLCFTLMAFNFCYLVTYFHLGHTWYILLGIVSGILTADFASGLVHWGADTWGSVDLPIVGKAFIRPFREHHIDPTAITRHDFIETNGDNCMLTIIPLANMTANFLILSPAEIYRNYPWYCYVFALAIFVTLTNQIHKWSHTYFGLQRWVTFLQACHIILPRKHHRVHHVSPHETYFCITTGWLNYPLEKLGFWRNLEDLIQSLTGEKPRSDDLRWAQKSK, encoded by the exons ATGGCGAGCACCGAGAGCAAAAGTGTGTCCTCGGAAAACTTTCACACATCCGAACCAAGTGGATCGGACCAGCCCGGCGCGAGATGGGGTCCACAGCATGCAGGTGCTCGAGAGCTTGCGGAGTTATATTCGCCAG GAAAAAGATGTCAGGAATGGATCAGTGTGCTTCTTTGCTTTACCCTGATGGCCTTCAACTTCTGTTACCTGGTAACATACTTCCACCTGGGACATACCTGGTACATCCTCCTGGGCATCG tgtcaGGGATCCTGACAGCAGACTTTGCCTCTGGTTTGGTCCACTGGGGTGCTGACACATGGGGTTCAGTGGATCTGCCCATTGTTGGGAAG GCCTTCATTCGTCCGTTTCGAGAACACCACATCGATCCAACAGCTATAACGCGGCATGATTTCATTGAGACAAATGGTGATAACTGTATGTTGACTATCATCCCTCTGGCAAACATGACCGCAAACTTCTTGATACTCTCACCAG CTGAGATCTATCGGAACTACCCCTGGTACTGTTATGTCTTTGCTTTGGCCATTTTTGTTACATTGACAAATCAGATTCACAAGTGGTCGCACACATATTTTGGGCTTCAACGCTGGGTGACGTTTCTTCAGGCCTGTCACATCATTTTACCACGGAAACACCACAGAGTTCACCATGTTTCACCTCACGAAACCTACTTCTGCATTACTACAg GCTGGTTGAACTATCCGCTAGAAAAACTGGGATTCTGGAGAAACCTGGAAGATCTGATCCAGAGCCTGACAGGAGAGAAACCCAGATCAGATGACCTCAGATGGGCTCAGAAATCCAAGTAA
- the LOC132114495 gene encoding CCAAT/enhancer-binding protein beta-like: MEVAGFYEGDYLAFHSTNASSSPVSDGICKQPTNGSMTKLHDISEHEKAIDFSIYLDSPHHLASQDEARHRALGIYSEFLSEENKSKRAALQNYKNYISLTERDSNQLAYPELQETRVDAVFSPDYLGSFAKTNWRHEEPPMDGSAGFDMRSYLQYQNAPSGSLGNISTASSSCSSPPGTPAPTGKGRSPQSGGKMASGGKGKKRLEKDSEEYRQRRERNNLAVRKSRDKAKMRNMETQHKVLELAAENDRLQKRVEQLSRELATLRNLLSATGQC, encoded by the coding sequence ATGGAAGTGGCCGGTTTTTACGAGGGGGACTACCTCGCTTTCCACAGCACTAACGCCAGCAGCAGTCCGGTCAGCGACGGCATTTGCAAGCAGCCTACGAACGGCTCCATGACGAAGCTTCATGATATTTCTGAGCACGAGAAAGCCATCGACTTCAGCATCTATTTGGACTCGCCCCACCATCTGGCCAGCCAAGACGAAGCCCGGCACCGCGCACTGGGAATCTACAGCGAGTTTCTCTCCGAGGAAAACAAGAGCAAGAGAGCAGCGTTACAGAACTACAAGAACTACATCTCGCTGACAGAGCGGGACTCGAACCAGCTGGCGTATCCGGAGCTCCAGGAGACACGCGTAGACGCCGTGTTCAGCCCGGACTATCTGGGCAGTTTTGCCAAAACTAACTGGCGACACGAAGAACCGCCAATGGATGGTTCCGCGGGCTTTGACATGCGCTCGTATCTGCAGTACCAGAACGCTCCTAGCGGCAGCCTGGGTAACATTTCCACCGCGTCCTCCTCCTGCTCTAGCCCGCCAGGTACACCTGCGCCGACAGGTAAGGGGAGATCTCCTCAGTCTGGCGGCAAAATGGCCTCTGGCGGCAAAGGGAAGAAGAGGCTGGAGAAGGACAGCGAAGAGTACAGACAGCGGCGGGAGAGGAACAATCTCGCCGTTCGCAAAAGCAGAGACAAAGCCAAAATGCGCAACATGGAGACGCAGCACAAGGTGCTCGAGCTCGCGGCCGAGAACGACCGGTTACAGAAGCGCGTGGAGCAGCTATCGCGCGAGCTGGCAACGCTGCGGAACCTGCTCTCCGCCACCGGCCAGTGCTGA